Below is a genomic region from Algoriphagus halophilus.
GATCACTCCGAAGGGCTTTTGTGTTTTCATGCCCCCAAGAAAAGGAACCCGAACCACCCATTATTCAAGCCAGCTAGATAGCTGGCTTTTTTTGTTCATCCTCATCCCATCTATTCTGGAGGATTCTGATGCCTAGTAACTTGTATAGATAAAGCCAACTGAATATGGTTTGCTGATCTCCGCAGAAGTTTTTGTTTAATACAATTCAATTTCTACTTTTCATTTTTAGAATATTGTTGCAGTTTTGTAGCAAAGAAAAAAGTTCATGTCAATTCTATTTCAAGGATTAAAATTGATAACTCCTTCAGGAGTTCAAGAAGCTCAGGATTTTATTTTTCACGAAGGTGAACTTCTTCCCGCATCAGATCACACTAACATACAGCCTACAGAAGTAATAGACGCTTCTTCATTAATGGTGTCCCAAGGTTGGGTAGATCTAAGATGTATGGTAGGAGACCCGGGCTTTGAATACAAAGAAACGGTGGAGTCTCTTTGTGAAACGTTGATGAGTAGCGGCTTTTCGACTGCTGTGGTGTTACCAAATACTAATCCTGTTATTCAAAGTAAAAATGAGGTAGATTTTGTCCTGAACAAGGCAAAAAAATATCCATTGAATATTTTGATGCAAGGAGCTGTGACGAAGAATAATGAAGGAGAAGATCTTACCGAAATATTGGACATGTATCATCAGTCCGGAGTGACCATATTTGGTGAAGGCACGAAGACACTGGCCAATGGTGATCGATACATGAAAATCCTGCAATACCTTCAGAAATTTAACGGAGTTCTTTTTGACCATGCGTATGACCCTTTATTGGCGATTTTTGGTCAAATGCATGAGGGTGAAAACTCTACCATGCTAGGGATGAAAGGAATCCCAAGCTTAGCAGAGGATGTAGCCATTCAAAGAAACCTGGAGATATTGAATTACACAGGAGGGAAAGTGCATTTCCAGACTGTAAGTACTGCTAAGGGGGTTGACTTAATTCGAAAAGGGAAGTCTCAGGGATTAAATATTTCCTGTGATGTGTCTATTTACCAATTGCTCTTTACTGATAAAGACCTGATGTCTTTTGATGCTAATTTTAAAGTGAGACCTCCGTTTAGAGGTGAATCAGATAGAAAAGCTTTAATAGAAGGATTAAAAGATGGAACCATTGATGCAATGGTTTCTAATCACAGGCCACAGGATTTCGATTCCAAGTTCATGGAATTTGACCTGGCTTCCTTTGGTATGGTGGGCCTTCAAACATTTTTACCTGCATTGGTGCAACTTCAAGAGGAACTTTCGTGGCCATTATTGATTGAAAAATTGACAACAGGTCCACTTTCAATCATTGATCAAGAGAATAAAGCATGGACGATCTTTGATCCAAATGAAAAATGGTTGTTTGATAGGAAGTCCAATAAATCCAATTCATTTAATTCCCCGTGGTTCGGCAAAGAGCTCACTGGGAAAGTGAAATATGTGATTCAAAAAGGAGGGTTAATTAAAGTCAATGAATAGGTATTTCAAATCTGCTTACCTATTTGGTGTGTTGGGAGGATTATTAGGTATTATTTCTTTTTTTACTCTTTCCTTCTTTAATGAAGACCCCACTACCTTAAATTTAATTTTCGGTTATGTAATCGTACCGATCTCCATTTATTTGGCTTTACGGTATTTTAAGGATTATTCTAATCATGGCTATATATCTTTTGCTGAAGGAATGAGTGTTGGCTTTGTCGCCTATATGATTATTGCAATTCTTTCCTTTATTGGGATTTACCTGATTTTATCTTTCGACTCTTCTCTTTTTGAGCTAATAAAGTCTTCTAAAATTGATACTTTAGTAACAAGTAAAGAAACGATCGTTTCTCAGGTGGGAGATAATTCCTACGAGGCAACTCTTGAAAGTGTAAAAGAAATGGAGATTTCTGATGTCGCTCTAAATGATGCTATCTGGAAAATCGTACCGGGTCTTTTTTTTACTATTATTATTTCAATTATTTTGAGAAAAAACCCTAACTAGAAAATTATGGAAGAGCAACAATCTCCTTTTAAAGCGGCTATTCAACCAGGATTAACGATTGGCTTGATATCGCTTGCATTGACTTTTATTGCTTACTTTATTGATGCCACCTTATTAGGTTCCGCTTGGTTTGGTCTAATCGCTTTGGTAGTCTTTTTTGGATTGATCATCTATTTTGGTAGACAGTACAGGACTGAAATTGGTGGGTTTATGACTTTTGGGACTGCCTTTAATTTTAGCTTTATAGCCATTCTTATTTCCGGTATCATAGGTCTTATTGGACAGATTTTGCTTTTTCATGTAATTGACCCATCCTTACCTGGTGTATTGGGAGACCTAGCATTTGAAAACAGTTTAAAAATGATGGAGAATTTTGGAGCTTCTCCTGATTCACTTCCTCCAGGCCAACTGGAAGAAATGAGAGCAAACACTACCAATCAATTTACCTTAAAAGGTCAATTGACCAGTTTTGGAATAGGGATTATTATCTACGCTATTATTGCATTAATTTTAGCTGCTATTCTCAAAAAAAGAGATAAGTCTCTGGATTATTAAAATATGCCTCAAATTTCCGTAGTCGTTCCTGTATTTAACGAAGAGGAATCTCTGAATGAATTAACTCAATGGATTAGCCGTGTCATGGATGACCACGGCTTTTCTTATGAGATACTCTTTGTCAATGATGGTAGTACAGATGACTCTTGGTCTGTCATTAATCGATTATCCGAAAAGAATGAATTTGTCAAAGGGTTAAATTTCACGAGGAATTATGGAAAGTCCGCGGCCTTGGATGCAGGATTTCAAAAAGTATCTGGAGAGGTCGTAATTACCATGGACGCGGACTTACAAGATAGTCCAGATGAAATCCCAGGATTATATACCTTGATCAAAGAAGGTGGTTTTGATGTTATTTCCGGCTGGAAAAAAGAAAGACATGACCCCATAACAAAGACGATACCTTCTAGATTTTTTAATGCCGTCACAAGATGGATATCTGGAATTAAATTACATGATTTTAATTGTGGACTAAAGGCGTATCGAATAAAGGTCGTGAAGAATATTCATATCTATGGTGAAATGCACAGATACATTCCCTTGCTTGCAAAATGGAATGGCTACCCCAAAATAGGTGAGAAGATTGTTCAACATCAGGCCAGAAAATATGGGTATTCCAAGTTTGGTATTGAGCGCTTTCTCAATGGGTTTCTAGATTTAATTTCAGTTTCTTTTGTACATCGATATAAAAAGAAGCCTATGCACTTTTTTGGATTATTAGGCTCTTTATCATTTTTTTCGGGCTTTGTAATTACTTGCTGGCTTATATTTCAAAAGGTCTATGGACTAAGTAAAGGGTTAGAGGTACGTGAGATTACCGAGCAACCCCTGTTCTTTTTAGCGTTGGTTGCATTAATTATAGGAGTTCAATTATTTGTGACTGGATTTATTGCAGAGTTGATGACTTCTAATCAGTCCAAAGAGGCCGAGTATAAAATAGACGAAGAGCTTAATTTTGACTACTGATGTTTTTCTCGGTTGTCATACCGGTTTATAACCGTCCTGAAGAACTTGCAGATCTATTATCTAGTTTGGTTCATCAAACAGAGCAGGATTTTGAAGTGATTGTCATGGATGATGGTTCATCTATTACTTCAAAAAGGGTAGTCGATCAGTACCAGAATAAACTTCATATCCAATATCATTTTGGAGAAAACCAAGGCCAAGGTTTTGCGCGAAATGAGGGAATGCGATTGGCAAAGGGAGATTTTTTTGTAATTCTGGATTCTGATGTCTTATTGCCCAATAACTACTTAAAGCTGCTTAAAG
It encodes:
- a CDS encoding dihydroorotase; its protein translation is MSILFQGLKLITPSGVQEAQDFIFHEGELLPASDHTNIQPTEVIDASSLMVSQGWVDLRCMVGDPGFEYKETVESLCETLMSSGFSTAVVLPNTNPVIQSKNEVDFVLNKAKKYPLNILMQGAVTKNNEGEDLTEILDMYHQSGVTIFGEGTKTLANGDRYMKILQYLQKFNGVLFDHAYDPLLAIFGQMHEGENSTMLGMKGIPSLAEDVAIQRNLEILNYTGGKVHFQTVSTAKGVDLIRKGKSQGLNISCDVSIYQLLFTDKDLMSFDANFKVRPPFRGESDRKALIEGLKDGTIDAMVSNHRPQDFDSKFMEFDLASFGMVGLQTFLPALVQLQEELSWPLLIEKLTTGPLSIIDQENKAWTIFDPNEKWLFDRKSNKSNSFNSPWFGKELTGKVKYVIQKGGLIKVNE
- a CDS encoding DUF4199 domain-containing protein, whose translation is MNRYFKSAYLFGVLGGLLGIISFFTLSFFNEDPTTLNLIFGYVIVPISIYLALRYFKDYSNHGYISFAEGMSVGFVAYMIIAILSFIGIYLILSFDSSLFELIKSSKIDTLVTSKETIVSQVGDNSYEATLESVKEMEISDVALNDAIWKIVPGLFFTIIISIILRKNPN
- a CDS encoding DUF4199 domain-containing protein, whose amino-acid sequence is MEEQQSPFKAAIQPGLTIGLISLALTFIAYFIDATLLGSAWFGLIALVVFFGLIIYFGRQYRTEIGGFMTFGTAFNFSFIAILISGIIGLIGQILLFHVIDPSLPGVLGDLAFENSLKMMENFGASPDSLPPGQLEEMRANTTNQFTLKGQLTSFGIGIIIYAIIALILAAILKKRDKSLDY
- a CDS encoding glycosyltransferase family 2 protein, with translation MPQISVVVPVFNEEESLNELTQWISRVMDDHGFSYEILFVNDGSTDDSWSVINRLSEKNEFVKGLNFTRNYGKSAALDAGFQKVSGEVVITMDADLQDSPDEIPGLYTLIKEGGFDVISGWKKERHDPITKTIPSRFFNAVTRWISGIKLHDFNCGLKAYRIKVVKNIHIYGEMHRYIPLLAKWNGYPKIGEKIVQHQARKYGYSKFGIERFLNGFLDLISVSFVHRYKKKPMHFFGLLGSLSFFSGFVITCWLIFQKVYGLSKGLEVREITEQPLFFLALVALIIGVQLFVTGFIAELMTSNQSKEAEYKIDEELNFDY